The genomic stretch CAATGAGGGACAAATCGTCACCGCCCTGGAATACGAAGCCTATCCGGAATTGGCGCAACACGAAGCCCAACGCATTCTTTCCGAAGCCTACGCACAATTTCCCATCCGTGCCATTGCCTGCGTTCACCGCACCGGTTACTTGCAAATTGGCGAGTTGGCTGTTTGGATCGGCGTCAGCGCCACCCACCGCCAAAGTGCTTTCCAAGCTTGCGAGTACACCATCGACCAGTTGAAGGTGCGGTTGCCCATATGGAAAAAAGAATACTATCAAAACGGGCATTCCCACTGGGTCCACTGTTCCCACTGCGCTGCCAAAGCCGCCAGCAGCAGCCAATGAACTTCCAAGAAATAAGTTAAATGATGATTTCTGTTGCCGAAGCTGAGTCCATCGTCACCCAATGCCAACCTACATATCCTATTGAGAAAGTTCCTTTAGAACGGGCATACGGTCGGGTTTTACGCGAAGATGTGTTTGCCGATCGCGATTTGCCGCCATACAATTCCGTAGCCATGGATGGTATTGCCATTGACAGCACGGCCTGGCAGCAAGGTCTGCGTTCTTTTCCCATTGCCGGTACCCAAGCTGCTGGCGACCCCCAGCAATCTTTGCCTGCTGCCGATGCCTGTTTGGAAGTGATGACAGGAAGCGTTCTGCCGCAGGGGGCAGATGCGGTGGTGCGGTATGAAGATGTGAACATAGATGGCGATACGGCCCGGGTTGCCGATGGGATTGCTGTGGAACCGATGCAAAATGTTCGCCAACAAGCAAGCGATCGCCAACTTGGAGAAAAACTC from Geitlerinema sp. PCC 9228 encodes the following:
- a CDS encoding molybdenum cofactor biosynthesis protein MoaE, giving the protein MFFELTDATIEPQRYRPKLTDSGAGGYVSFEGWVRDRNEGQIVTALEYEAYPELAQHEAQRILSEAYAQFPIRAIACVHRTGYLQIGELAVWIGVSATHRQSAFQACEYTIDQLKVRLPIWKKEYYQNGHSHWVHCSHCAAKAASSSQ